Sequence from the Flavobacterium sp. TR2 genome:
CATTTTAAAATAAAATTTTCAAAAAAATACCGTCTAATATTTTTACTAGACGGTATTTCCCTGATTGAGTTGCAAGGTTTTACAATTCTGACAGGATTTGATGAAATTCCTCTTTTGTTTTTCCCAGTTTCTGCTGAAGTCTTCCGTACATTTCGTCTTCTTTTCCTTCAGCAAACATCAAATCGTCATCTGTTAACTCGGCATATTTTTGCTTTAGTTTTCCTTTCAACTCGTTCCAGTTTCCTTTTATCTCGGTAGTATTCATGGTATCTCTTTTAAGTTTTTTATTGTATGGTAAAATTGCAAATTATCAGCCAACATCGCGTTACATTTATTTTTCTGACTGTTGCATAATTTTCACTTTCATTAAAGTTCGTAACTCATAACTCATAACTCATAACTCATAACTCATAACTCATAACTAAACCTGGTATCTTCTCAGAATCCAAGCCATTTTTTCATGTTCCTGCAGTAAGCCAGTTACGAAATCGGCAGAACCAGCATCGTCAGTCTCATTTTCAAAAACTGGAATGTAGCTTCTAAATTCTGTCACCAGCTGTTCATGGTTTTCTAGAAGCTCAGACAGCATATTTTTTTGCGAACCATATTCTTTGGGCGATTCTTTAAGTGTAGAATTATCTATAAACTCTTTCATCGTGCCAATTGTTTTTTCTCCCAATTGATTAATGCGCTCTGCGACTTCATCAATTTGAGCTTCAAGTACGCGATATTGTTCTTCAAATAATTTATGCAGTTCCATAAAACTATTTCCAGAAATATTCCAATGAAATTTTCTGGTTTTTACGTACAAAGTCATTTCGTTTGATAAAATTGTG
This genomic interval carries:
- a CDS encoding CsbD family protein, coding for MNTTEIKGNWNELKGKLKQKYAELTDDDLMFAEGKEDEMYGRLQQKLGKTKEEFHQILSEL
- a CDS encoding Dps family protein: MSPNIGITPKNLKKSAAILATILSNEMTLYVKTRKFHWNISGNSFMELHKLFEEQYRVLEAQIDEVAERINQLGEKTIGTMKEFIDNSTLKESPKEYGSQKNMLSELLENHEQLVTEFRSYIPVFENETDDAGSADFVTGLLQEHEKMAWILRRYQV